One window of Legionella pneumophila subsp. pneumophila str. Philadelphia 1 genomic DNA carries:
- the iolD gene encoding 3D-(3,5/4)-trihydroxycyclohexane-1,2-dione acylhydrolase (decyclizing): protein MKIKLTMAQALLRFLANQYVVLDNNEYRFINGVFGIFGHGNVTGLGEALEYDAQGLIYYQGHNEQGMAHAATAYAKQKNRLGIMACTSSIGPGATNMITAAATATTNRIPLLLLPGDVFSCRQPDPVLQQLEVPYDYTISVNDCFKPVSKFWDRITRPEQLMTACMHAMRVLTDPVETGTVTLCLPQDVQSEAYEYEESFFKKRLWRIERERISDAMLTEAIRHIRTAKQPLIIAGGGVHYSLATETLSEFALKHRIPVAETQAGKSSLTAKHPMNVGGIGVTGSEIANSLAAQADVILVIGSRLQDFTTASKWAFKNQDCQIIHLNVSRLDAMKMNGVMLKGDAKAGLEQLGKELADYQTSLSYQQLIRHYQNEWAQELDKLTQSYSTEQAGLHQTTVLGLLNQYVTEEDVIISAAGSLPGDLHRIWQSKKAKDYHLEYAYSCMGYEVAAGLGVRIAKENQEGEVYVLVGDGSFVMMHSELLTAIQERKKITILIFDNHGFQCIRNLQEGNGSLGFGNEFRYREPTTNALNGDYLPIDFCKYAEGLGAATYFVKSYEQFRTTLDSAKKQENSTVIVLPVLPKTMSQGYKTWWRVGVAEVSQSESVSKAYQMMREQIETVRQY, encoded by the coding sequence ATGAAGATTAAATTAACTATGGCTCAGGCCCTATTAAGATTTTTAGCTAATCAGTATGTCGTTCTGGATAATAATGAATACCGTTTCATCAATGGTGTATTTGGAATATTTGGCCATGGTAATGTAACCGGATTAGGTGAGGCATTGGAATACGATGCTCAGGGTTTAATTTATTATCAGGGACATAATGAACAAGGAATGGCTCACGCAGCAACCGCCTATGCCAAACAAAAAAATCGGCTAGGGATAATGGCTTGTACTTCATCAATTGGTCCTGGCGCTACTAATATGATTACTGCAGCGGCGACAGCGACAACCAATAGAATTCCATTACTGTTGTTGCCAGGTGATGTATTCAGTTGCAGGCAACCAGATCCGGTTCTCCAACAATTGGAGGTGCCATATGACTACACCATATCTGTTAATGATTGCTTTAAACCAGTAAGTAAGTTTTGGGACAGGATAACCAGACCTGAACAGTTAATGACAGCGTGTATGCATGCTATGAGGGTATTAACCGATCCAGTTGAAACAGGTACTGTTACTTTATGTTTGCCTCAAGACGTTCAGTCTGAAGCTTATGAATATGAGGAATCTTTTTTTAAAAAGCGCTTATGGCGTATTGAGAGAGAGAGGATAAGTGATGCAATGTTGACAGAGGCCATAAGGCATATCAGAACGGCTAAGCAACCATTAATCATTGCAGGTGGTGGTGTACATTATTCACTGGCTACGGAGACTTTATCAGAGTTTGCATTAAAACATCGCATTCCTGTTGCTGAAACCCAAGCAGGAAAAAGTAGCCTGACAGCGAAACACCCCATGAACGTTGGTGGAATAGGTGTTACTGGATCTGAAATAGCGAATTCTCTGGCAGCTCAGGCTGATGTTATTTTGGTTATCGGGTCTCGATTACAGGATTTTACGACAGCTTCCAAATGGGCTTTTAAAAACCAGGACTGCCAAATCATTCATCTTAATGTATCACGTCTTGATGCCATGAAAATGAATGGAGTTATGTTAAAAGGAGATGCTAAAGCTGGTTTGGAGCAATTGGGGAAAGAGCTGGCAGATTATCAAACCTCTCTCTCTTATCAGCAGTTAATACGTCATTATCAAAATGAATGGGCTCAAGAGTTAGATAAATTGACTCAGTCTTATTCTACAGAGCAGGCTGGGTTACACCAAACTACTGTTTTGGGACTGCTCAATCAGTATGTTACTGAAGAGGATGTGATAATTAGTGCAGCGGGGAGTTTGCCAGGTGATTTGCATCGAATTTGGCAATCCAAAAAGGCAAAGGATTATCATTTGGAGTACGCTTATTCCTGTATGGGATATGAGGTTGCAGCGGGTCTAGGAGTACGTATTGCAAAAGAAAATCAGGAAGGAGAGGTCTATGTTTTAGTTGGAGATGGCAGTTTTGTCATGATGCATTCAGAGCTTTTAACTGCCATCCAGGAACGCAAGAAAATTACAATTCTCATTTTTGATAACCATGGATTTCAGTGCATTAGAAATTTACAGGAAGGGAATGGTAGTCTGGGTTTTGGTAATGAATTTCGTTATAGGGAGCCAACTACTAATGCTTTAAATGGCGATTATTTACCCATAGATTTTTGTAAGTACGCAGAGGGATTGGGGGCAGCTACTTATTTTGTTAAATCCTATGAGCAATTCCGGACTACTTTAGACTCAGCAAAAAAACAGGAAAATAGTACGGTTATTGTTCTTCCTGTATTACCAAAGACCATGAGTCAAGGATATAAGACTTGGTGGCGGGTTGGAGTTGCTGAGGTATCTCAATCGGAATCAGTGAGTAAAGCTTACCAAATGATGCGAGAGCAAATTGAAACAGTTAGACAATATTGA